One window of the Candidatus Chryseobacterium colombiense genome contains the following:
- a CDS encoding UDP-glucose/GDP-mannose dehydrogenase family protein yields the protein MNITIVGTGYVGLVTGTTLAELGNSVYCVDIDEKKVEGMKNGIVPIYEPNLEEMFLRNIQAERLFFTTNLKEALDKSEVIYLALPTPPGEDGSADLSYVLQVANSIGKMMTEYKVVVNKSTVPVGTADRVRDVIASKTNLPFDVVSNPEFLREGFAVEDSMNPARVVVGSSSEKAKEIMATIYQPFTNTGIPIIFMDEKSSELTKYAANSFLAVKITFMNEIANYCEKVGADVDKVRLGMGSDDRIGHRFLFPGIGYGGSCFPKDVKALIKSGKDEEFNFQILEATENVNISQKVILVSEIEKYFGGNLQGKTIALWGLAFKANTDDIREASSLDNIDLLLKKGAKIVAYDSIAEKNVQKVLGDKIEYAKNMYEALENADALFIATEWPEFKNPNFKLMGEKMRNKVIFDGRNMYPLEVPAQNGFYYKSIGRKTIKP from the coding sequence TTGAATATTACAATAGTAGGAACAGGATATGTAGGCTTGGTAACAGGAACTACACTCGCAGAATTGGGAAATTCGGTTTACTGTGTTGATATTGATGAAAAAAAAGTGGAGGGAATGAAAAACGGTATTGTTCCCATCTACGAACCGAATCTTGAGGAGATGTTCCTTAGAAATATACAGGCAGAACGTCTATTTTTCACAACTAATTTAAAAGAAGCTTTAGATAAAAGTGAGGTTATCTACCTTGCTTTACCAACTCCTCCAGGTGAAGATGGTTCCGCAGACCTTTCTTATGTATTACAGGTTGCCAATTCTATTGGTAAAATGATGACCGAATACAAAGTAGTGGTAAATAAAAGCACGGTTCCTGTAGGAACTGCGGATAGAGTAAGAGATGTTATTGCCTCAAAAACAAATCTTCCTTTTGATGTTGTTTCTAATCCTGAATTTTTACGTGAGGGCTTTGCTGTTGAAGACTCTATGAATCCTGCAAGAGTAGTAGTGGGATCGAGCTCTGAAAAGGCTAAAGAAATCATGGCTACAATTTACCAGCCATTTACCAATACCGGAATTCCTATTATATTCATGGATGAAAAGTCATCGGAACTCACAAAATATGCAGCCAATTCATTTTTAGCCGTAAAAATTACTTTTATGAATGAAATTGCTAATTATTGTGAAAAAGTAGGTGCTGATGTTGATAAAGTACGTCTTGGAATGGGAAGCGATGACAGAATCGGACACAGATTCTTATTCCCTGGAATCGGATATGGAGGCAGCTGTTTTCCCAAAGATGTAAAAGCATTAATTAAATCAGGAAAAGACGAAGAATTTAACTTCCAGATCCTTGAAGCTACAGAAAATGTTAACATTTCACAGAAGGTTATTTTAGTTTCTGAAATTGAAAAATATTTTGGAGGAAACCTGCAAGGGAAAACCATTGCTTTATGGGGACTCGCTTTTAAAGCCAATACAGATGATATCAGAGAAGCCTCTTCGCTGGACAATATTGATTTATTGCTAAAAAAAGGAGCAAAAATTGTTGCCTATGACTCTATTGCCGAAAAAAATGTACAGAAAGTATTGGGCGATAAAATTGAATATGCAAAAAACATGTATGAAGCACTTGAAAACGCAGACGCCTTATTCATTGCAACAGAATGGCCGGAGTTTAAAAATCCAAATTTCAAACTGATGGGTGAAAAAATGAGAAATAAGGTTATTTTCGACGGAAGAAATATGTATCCATTGGAAGTTCCTGCACAGAATGGATTTTATTATAAAAGTATAGGAAGAAAAACGATAAAACCCTAG
- the rimP gene encoding ribosome assembly cofactor RimP: MEFRKRIEELLNDFLETRKDLFLIDLKISAGDDITVILDGDNGVSLQDCLDASRAIEFNMDREEHDFSLQVMSAGLSEPLVTPRQFTKNIGREIEVLLNDSSKIEGELAKVDEEKITLVLRYRKPKDIGKGKVDVEEEKEIPYSEIKKALVVIKF, from the coding sequence ATGGAGTTTAGAAAAAGAATTGAAGAATTATTAAACGATTTCCTTGAAACCAGAAAGGATTTGTTTCTGATAGATTTAAAAATTTCTGCAGGAGATGATATTACGGTGATTTTGGATGGGGACAATGGAGTTTCTCTTCAGGATTGCCTGGATGCAAGCCGCGCCATAGAATTTAATATGGATCGTGAGGAGCACGACTTTAGTTTGCAGGTAATGTCTGCGGGATTGAGCGAACCATTGGTGACACCACGACAATTTACAAAAAATATAGGAAGAGAGATTGAAGTATTACTAAATGACTCTTCTAAAATTGAAGGTGAACTTGCAAAAGTGGATGAAGAAAAAATAACGCTGGTTTTGCGTTACCGTAAGCCAAAAGATATCGGTAAGGGAAAGGTAGATGTAGAGGAGGAAAAAGAAATTCCTTACTCTGAGATTAAAAAAGCTTTAGTAGTAATTAAATTTTAA
- the nusA gene encoding transcription termination factor NusA, whose product MDNIALIESFGDFKDEKGISKIDLMAIIEDSLKTLLRKRYDSDDHFDVIVNPDKGDFQIFLNKTIVEDEMSEDDDLEIEISEAKKIDPTFEVGEDFTMEIPVAQLGRRNILTLKQILATKLQEHNNAMLYEQFRDKIGEIVVGEIHHIRHKHVILLDDEGNEFILPKENQIPSDFFKKGENIRAIVETVDFKGSKPQIIISRTAPKFLEKLLELEIPEIQDGTIMLKKVVRIPGEKAKIAVDAYDDRIDPVGACVGVKGSRIHGVVRELKNENIDVIQWSKNPEIMVKRALGNVTVNKIDINEEANYALVYTPVEEISKVIGKQGQNIRLASWLSGYEIDVYRESSEDDDVELREFNDDIEQWILDEFKKVGLTTAKSVLDKETESLLNMVDLEEETIEDVKRILREEFED is encoded by the coding sequence ATGGATAATATAGCGTTGATTGAATCCTTTGGTGATTTTAAAGACGAAAAAGGGATTAGTAAGATCGATCTGATGGCAATTATTGAAGATTCTCTTAAGACTCTTTTGAGAAAAAGATATGATTCTGATGATCATTTTGATGTGATTGTAAACCCTGATAAAGGAGATTTTCAGATATTTTTGAACAAAACAATTGTTGAGGACGAAATGTCTGAAGATGATGATCTTGAAATCGAGATCTCTGAAGCAAAAAAAATTGACCCGACTTTTGAAGTAGGTGAAGATTTTACGATGGAGATTCCTGTAGCGCAGTTGGGAAGAAGAAATATTCTTACCCTAAAGCAGATTTTGGCAACAAAACTTCAGGAACATAATAATGCAATGCTTTATGAGCAGTTCAGAGATAAGATCGGGGAGATTGTGGTAGGAGAGATTCACCACATCCGTCACAAGCATGTAATCCTTTTGGATGATGAAGGAAACGAATTTATTCTTCCTAAAGAAAATCAAATCCCTTCAGATTTCTTTAAAAAAGGTGAAAACATCAGAGCTATTGTAGAAACAGTAGATTTTAAAGGTTCAAAACCGCAGATTATTATTTCCAGAACTGCACCAAAATTCCTAGAGAAATTATTGGAACTGGAAATTCCTGAGATCCAGGATGGAACGATCATGCTGAAAAAAGTAGTGAGAATACCTGGTGAAAAGGCGAAAATTGCAGTAGATGCTTATGATGACAGAATCGATCCGGTAGGAGCATGTGTGGGTGTGAAAGGATCAAGAATTCATGGCGTTGTAAGAGAGTTGAAAAATGAGAACATCGATGTAATCCAGTGGTCTAAAAACCCTGAAATTATGGTAAAAAGAGCTTTAGGAAATGTAACGGTCAATAAAATTGACATCAATGAGGAGGCAAACTACGCGTTGGTTTATACCCCTGTTGAAGAGATTTCTAAAGTGATTGGAAAACAAGGACAGAATATCAGACTGGCTTCTTGGTTGTCCGGATACGAAATCGATGTATACAGAGAGTCTAGTGAAGATGATGATGTTGAATTGAGAGAATTTAATGACGATATCGAGCAGTGGATTTTGGATGAATTTAAGAAAGTAGGTCTTACAACTGCTAAATCGGTGTTGGATAAAGAAACTGAAAGTCTTCTGAATATGGTAGATCTTGAAGAAGAAACTATTGAAGATGTGAAGCGTATTCTTAGAGAAGAATTCGAAGATTAA
- the infB gene encoding translation initiation factor IF-2, whose translation MPKIRLNKAVKEFNISMSRLVEFLQSKGIEVESNPNAQLEEAAYSALEAEFAKDGEQRKASHEVVITKVPEEKLEIEEKKTPEVIRAKANKPETKILGKIDLEPTKPEVEETPVAPIATVEEKKQEAVVEEPEVKFAPEKQEFKVLDKIDLSQIESRNRPVKKDKPKVEEKKVEEKAVEEKPVAEVKETPKPVVKEAPKKVVEVKEEPKAAEEENQEPQKIETVYQKLDGPKIVGEKIDLTQFAPKTGPGAKKKRKRIEKPGGNNNQQGGNNQQGGNNNNNQGGGQGNRPQGNNNQGNRPQGQGGQGNRPQGQGGQGGNRFGNNNQGNRPQGQGGQGGNRGGFNKGGQNNRPGQRTMPVELTDEQVKNQIKETLEKLTNKGGKSKSAKHRKDKRNFRREQDERQQEIDAQDRTLKVTEFITVGELASLMNVSPTEVISACFSLGVMVTMNQRLEADTLLLVADEFGYKIEFSDADLEDTDSEEDIDTEESLLPRAPIVTVMGHVDHGKTSLLDYVRKTNVIAGESGGITQHIGAYNVKLENGQRITFLDTPGHEAFTAMRARGAQVTDIAIIVIAADDDVMPQTKEAISHAQAAGVPMIIAINKVDKPNANPDNIRQQLSGMNILVEEWGGNVQAQEISAKFGNNVDVLLEKVLLQAEMLELKANPDRPANGVVIEASLDKGRGYVATMLVQTGTLRVGDYVVAGKNHGKVKALLDERGKNLAEAGPSIPATILGLDGAPTAGDKFRVYADESEGKAIANKREQLQRELSIRTKKHTTLEELGRRIALGEFKELNIILKGDVDGSVEALSDQLQRLSTEEISVNILHSGVGQITESDINLAAASDAIIIGFNVRAGANAKDLADREEIEIRTYSVIYKAIDEVKEAMEGMLSPEIQEQVIGNVEIREVFKISKVGTIAGCMVLTGKVTRNSKVRLLRDGIVKFDGELESLKRFKDDVKEVTKGYECGLNLKGYNDIEQGDILEVYEEVAVKKKLK comes from the coding sequence ATGCCAAAAATTAGATTAAATAAAGCGGTTAAGGAATTCAACATTTCGATGTCCAGATTAGTAGAGTTTTTACAATCAAAGGGTATTGAAGTTGAAAGCAATCCTAACGCTCAATTGGAAGAAGCGGCATATTCTGCATTGGAGGCTGAGTTTGCCAAAGACGGTGAACAGCGTAAAGCTTCCCATGAGGTGGTGATCACAAAAGTTCCGGAAGAGAAACTGGAAATTGAAGAAAAGAAAACCCCTGAAGTAATAAGAGCTAAAGCTAATAAACCAGAAACTAAAATTTTAGGTAAAATAGATCTAGAGCCTACGAAACCTGAAGTGGAAGAAACTCCGGTTGCTCCTATAGCAACAGTGGAAGAGAAGAAACAAGAAGCTGTTGTTGAAGAGCCAGAAGTAAAATTTGCTCCTGAAAAACAAGAGTTTAAAGTTTTAGATAAAATAGATTTATCACAAATCGAATCTAGAAACAGACCGGTAAAAAAAGATAAGCCAAAAGTGGAGGAGAAAAAAGTAGAAGAAAAAGCTGTTGAAGAAAAGCCGGTTGCAGAGGTGAAGGAAACTCCTAAGCCTGTTGTAAAAGAAGCTCCGAAAAAAGTTGTTGAGGTAAAAGAAGAACCTAAAGCAGCTGAAGAAGAAAACCAGGAGCCTCAAAAAATTGAAACGGTTTATCAAAAGCTGGATGGGCCTAAAATTGTTGGTGAAAAAATCGATTTAACTCAATTTGCACCAAAAACAGGTCCTGGAGCTAAAAAGAAAAGAAAAAGAATTGAGAAACCTGGCGGGAATAATAACCAGCAAGGTGGAAACAATCAGCAAGGCGGTAATAATAACAATAACCAGGGAGGAGGACAAGGAAACCGTCCTCAGGGAAATAATAACCAAGGAAACCGTCCTCAAGGACAAGGTGGTCAGGGAAATCGTCCACAAGGTCAGGGAGGTCAAGGCGGAAACCGTTTTGGAAACAATAATCAAGGAAATCGTCCACAAGGTCAAGGAGGACAAGGAGGAAACAGAGGAGGTTTCAATAAAGGAGGACAAAACAACAGACCTGGTCAAAGAACTATGCCTGTTGAATTGACAGATGAACAAGTTAAAAATCAAATCAAGGAAACCCTTGAAAAATTAACAAACAAAGGAGGTAAATCTAAATCTGCTAAACACAGAAAAGATAAGAGAAACTTCCGTAGAGAACAAGACGAACGTCAGCAAGAGATTGATGCACAAGACAGAACATTAAAAGTGACAGAATTCATCACTGTTGGTGAATTGGCAAGTTTAATGAATGTTTCTCCAACAGAGGTAATTTCTGCTTGTTTCTCTTTAGGGGTTATGGTTACCATGAACCAGAGACTTGAAGCGGATACTTTATTGTTGGTAGCTGATGAATTTGGATATAAAATTGAATTCTCAGATGCTGATCTTGAAGATACAGATTCTGAAGAGGATATCGATACTGAAGAAAGCTTATTGCCTAGAGCACCAATTGTGACGGTAATGGGGCACGTTGACCACGGTAAAACTTCATTGCTGGATTACGTAAGAAAAACTAATGTAATTGCGGGTGAATCCGGAGGTATTACTCAGCATATCGGTGCGTATAACGTGAAATTGGAAAACGGTCAGAGAATTACATTCTTAGATACACCAGGTCACGAAGCCTTTACTGCGATGAGAGCTAGAGGAGCACAAGTTACCGATATTGCAATTATCGTAATTGCTGCCGATGACGATGTGATGCCTCAGACAAAAGAAGCGATTTCTCACGCGCAGGCTGCAGGAGTTCCAATGATTATTGCAATCAACAAAGTAGATAAGCCTAATGCGAATCCTGATAATATCCGTCAGCAACTTTCAGGGATGAATATCCTGGTTGAAGAATGGGGAGGAAATGTTCAGGCTCAGGAAATTTCTGCTAAATTCGGTAATAATGTAGATGTATTATTGGAAAAAGTTTTACTTCAGGCTGAAATGCTTGAATTGAAAGCAAATCCGGACCGTCCTGCAAATGGAGTTGTTATTGAAGCTTCATTGGATAAAGGAAGAGGGTATGTTGCAACAATGTTGGTTCAGACCGGTACATTAAGAGTAGGAGATTATGTAGTGGCAGGAAAAAATCATGGTAAAGTAAAAGCTTTGCTTGATGAAAGAGGGAAAAACCTTGCAGAAGCAGGTCCGTCTATTCCGGCAACCATCTTAGGATTGGACGGAGCTCCTACAGCTGGAGATAAATTCCGTGTGTATGCTGATGAAAGTGAAGGTAAGGCTATTGCTAATAAGAGAGAGCAGCTTCAAAGAGAGCTTTCGATCAGAACGAAAAAGCATACTACACTTGAAGAATTGGGTAGACGTATTGCTTTAGGTGAATTCAAAGAATTGAACATTATCCTTAAAGGAGACGTGGACGGTTCTGTAGAAGCACTTTCTGATCAGTTACAAAGACTTTCAACAGAAGAAATCAGCGTAAATATTCTACACTCAGGTGTTGGACAGATTACAGAATCTGATATCAACCTTGCTGCTGCTTCAGATGCGATTATTATCGGATTTAACGTAAGAGCAGGGGCGAATGCTAAAGACCTTGCAGATCGTGAAGAAATTGAGATCAGAACATATTCTGTAATCTATAAAGCGATCGATGAAGTAAAAGAAGCAATGGAAGGAATGCTTTCTCCGGAAATTCAGGAGCAGGTAATTGGTAATGTTGAAATCCGTGAGGTATTCAAGATTTCTAAAGTGGGAACTATCGCAGGATGTATGGTTCTTACAGGAAAAGTTACCAGAAATTCCAAAGTTCGTTTGTTAAGAGATGGTATCGTGAAATTTGACGGAGAATTGGAAAGTTTAAAACGTTTCAAAGATGACGTAAAAGAAGTTACTAAAGGCTACGAATGTGGGTTGAACCTGAAGGGATATAATGATATCGAACAAGGGGATATTCTGGAGGTATATGAAGAGGTTGCAGTGAAGAAAAAACTGAAATAA